In the genome of Atribacterota bacterium, one region contains:
- a CDS encoding CHAT domain-containing tetratricopeptide repeat protein — protein MDLPQEKVWALNNQAVLFTRWGEYGEARKALKEALEIQESHQMSEDLGVLTNLGVLSFYLGDFGNAERYLKKAYEEAFGLKDQYSGGALILGNLGMLYKAMGKLQEALPYYEHAYRILKELDAKRDTANLLNSIASLHVMTKNLERAEEVLYIAHSIYEVLVDKEGMAQVEMNLGYVRMENNDLDEAQSHFERALQELEGSALRSLRFYALLGLGEVELKRNEKEKAFIHLHEAIEIVEKTRNRMEEVSDRICLTQSRLAVYEFLMEALFREGRIEEAFNLSERVKARSFLDVMVGQSVQVKSKDMEVMEKIKAWEREKARLEAKKVEVRQDTIALWKVTEELAQVEKKLHLLYEELKISSPELLSMVAVSPLSFYEMQKSIPEDVVVLDYFVLPDKTFVWIITTSTISGFELPVGENVLYEKVALLRKKLASPTEEDFVSLTNALCETLFVPLEEHFQEKTKILLIPHRSLSFLPFQALTRRGRYLLGEYLFFYAPSLNTYFYSRKKEGNPSGRFLGFGNPKFSDPDIPPLPGAEEEVRTIGQLFPNPLLLFGEEATESAFYRLVQQASIVHLSTHGSPDEQSPLQSTILLAPDRENDGFLLAGEIFFTTLQTDLVVLSACQTALGQYSPTEGLIGFTRSFFYAGTSSLIASLWSVSDRSTRDLFVNFYRHIVEGLPKAEALWRAQIDVANTYEHPFHWAPFILIGKEQ, from the coding sequence ATGGACCTTCCTCAGGAAAAAGTATGGGCGCTCAATAACCAAGCGGTTCTTTTCACCCGATGGGGAGAATATGGCGAAGCCAGAAAAGCCCTGAAAGAAGCTCTGGAAATACAGGAAAGCCACCAAATGTCCGAAGACCTTGGAGTGTTGACCAATCTTGGGGTTCTTTCCTTCTACCTGGGTGATTTCGGGAACGCCGAGCGGTATTTGAAAAAAGCGTATGAGGAAGCATTCGGGCTCAAAGACCAGTACTCTGGTGGAGCGCTTATCCTTGGTAACTTGGGAATGCTCTACAAGGCTATGGGAAAACTCCAAGAAGCCCTTCCTTATTACGAACACGCCTACCGTATACTCAAAGAGCTCGATGCCAAAAGAGATACAGCTAACCTCTTGAACAGCATCGCCAGTCTCCATGTGATGACTAAAAACCTTGAGCGGGCCGAAGAGGTTCTGTATATTGCCCACTCCATTTATGAAGTGCTTGTTGACAAAGAAGGTATGGCTCAGGTGGAAATGAACCTGGGATACGTCAGGATGGAGAACAATGACCTTGATGAAGCACAAAGCCATTTTGAAAGAGCTTTACAGGAGCTCGAAGGGAGTGCCCTCCGGTCATTGCGTTTCTACGCCCTTCTGGGGCTTGGAGAAGTGGAGTTGAAGCGTAATGAGAAGGAGAAGGCCTTCATACATCTCCATGAAGCCATCGAAATCGTGGAGAAAACCCGTAATCGGATGGAGGAAGTGAGTGATCGCATTTGTCTCACCCAGAGCCGGCTTGCGGTATATGAGTTTCTCATGGAAGCGCTCTTCCGTGAGGGAAGAATCGAAGAAGCCTTCAATCTCTCCGAGCGAGTAAAAGCCAGGAGTTTCCTTGATGTGATGGTGGGACAATCGGTACAGGTGAAATCCAAAGACATGGAGGTAATGGAGAAGATCAAGGCCTGGGAACGGGAAAAAGCGCGTCTTGAAGCCAAAAAGGTCGAGGTAAGACAGGACACGATAGCACTCTGGAAAGTTACCGAAGAATTGGCCCAGGTGGAGAAAAAGCTCCATCTCCTCTATGAGGAACTAAAAATCTCTTCCCCGGAACTTCTGTCAATGGTCGCAGTCTCTCCTCTATCGTTTTACGAGATGCAAAAATCAATTCCCGAAGATGTGGTGGTGCTCGATTACTTTGTCCTTCCAGACAAGACCTTCGTCTGGATTATCACCACTTCGACCATCAGTGGCTTTGAACTCCCAGTGGGGGAAAACGTGCTCTACGAAAAAGTTGCTCTTTTGCGAAAGAAACTCGCCAGCCCTACAGAAGAAGACTTTGTCTCTCTTACCAATGCTCTGTGTGAAACACTCTTTGTTCCCCTGGAAGAACACTTCCAAGAGAAAACAAAAATACTCCTTATCCCCCATCGTTCCCTCTCTTTTCTTCCCTTTCAGGCCCTTACCCGAAGAGGGCGGTATCTCCTAGGAGAGTATCTCTTTTTCTACGCTCCCTCCCTCAATACCTACTTCTATTCTCGAAAGAAAGAGGGGAACCCTTCGGGGCGATTTCTGGGTTTTGGAAACCCAAAATTTTCTGATCCCGATATTCCCCCTCTTCCGGGGGCCGAGGAAGAGGTGAGAACGATTGGCCAACTATTCCCAAATCCTCTGCTCCTTTTCGGCGAAGAGGCTACAGAATCTGCCTTTTACCGATTGGTCCAACAAGCCAGCATCGTGCATCTCTCCACACATGGTTCACCAGACGAGCAATCCCCTCTTCAGAGCACGATTCTCCTTGCTCCCGACCGGGAAAACGACGGTTTCCTTCTGGCTGGAGAGATTTTTTTCACCACCTTGCAGACTGACCTCGTGGTTTTAAGTGCCTGCCAGACCGCTTTGGGGCAATACAGTCCTACTGAAGGACTCATTGGATTCACCCGTTCCTTTTTCTACGCTGGGACATCATCGCTCATCGCCAGCCTCTGGAGTGTGAGCGACCGCTCCACCAGAGACCTCTTCGTGAATTTTTATCGCCACATTGTGGAGGGACTTCCCAAAGCGGAAGCCCTCTGGCGAGCCCAGATTGATGTGGCAAACACGTATGAACACCCTTTCCACTGGGCTCCCTTCATTCTGATTGGGAAAGAACAATAA
- a CDS encoding isoprenylcysteine carboxylmethyltransferase family protein — protein MVKTLFWIIVLSWMTLDLWVLLGKNQNLHQIVDRRSKFVVMVCIGSGVILAILPRDFRLTWQIRTAFNPVQQLGIGLMIAGVSLRLIAILTLGKYFTPDIAIAENHKLVRKGVYRLIRHPSYTGEFLAFGGAALVFWHFPSSLFIFFLPFLGFLYRASLEERKLLECFGEEYREYMSKTRRFI, from the coding sequence ATGGTGAAAACGCTCTTCTGGATTATAGTTCTTTCCTGGATGACATTAGACCTTTGGGTACTGCTGGGTAAAAACCAAAACCTTCACCAGATTGTGGACCGCCGGAGCAAATTCGTGGTGATGGTATGCATCGGAAGCGGGGTGATTCTGGCCATCCTGCCCCGAGATTTCCGTTTGACCTGGCAGATTCGGACTGCCTTCAACCCCGTTCAACAACTCGGGATTGGACTCATGATTGCAGGGGTCAGTTTGCGACTCATTGCCATCCTTACTCTGGGAAAGTACTTTACTCCAGATATCGCCATAGCAGAAAACCACAAACTGGTACGCAAAGGGGTTTACCGTCTTATCCGCCATCCCAGTTACACCGGGGAATTCCTCGCCTTTGGGGGAGCGGCACTGGTGTTCTGGCATTTCCCTTCCTCACTTTTCATCTTCTTTTTGCCCTTTCTGGGTTTCCTTTACCGAGCGTCCCTGGAAGAACGAAAGCTATTAGAGTGCTTTGGCGAGGAATATCGGGAGTACATGAGTAAGACCAGACGTTTTATTTAA
- a CDS encoding SHOCT domain-containing protein produces the protein MKKVVLVLFLLLLLTPRNVFALCTYYGTRFSIWSFTRTTMRWVWLALIVGVVYLLVHTIKENQDFHREPHQEDPLEILKRRYARGEISRDEYERMKKDLTE, from the coding sequence ATGAAAAAAGTGGTATTAGTTTTGTTTTTGCTCTTACTCCTTACTCCCCGAAACGTCTTTGCCCTTTGCACTTACTACGGCACACGATTTTCCATTTGGTCTTTTACCAGAACAACGATGAGATGGGTATGGTTGGCCCTCATCGTGGGCGTGGTGTACCTTCTGGTGCATACCATAAAGGAAAATCAGGATTTTCACCGAGAACCGCATCAGGAAGACCCCTTAGAAATTCTGAAAAGGCGCTATGCCCGGGGAGAAATTAGCCGAGATGAGTACGAACGGATGAAAAAAGACCTGACAGAATGA
- a CDS encoding lactate racemase domain-containing protein — MILYEKSSLCTLTPDQFRDFLKEAIARYDTKGKRILAIIPDATRTFPMKTIFTVLMEDLLPPSKTLHFLIALGTHPPMTDEELKNHLGVTYGEARTLGTEVFNHVYNDPQELLHIGTISKEEVEAISKGLLKESIPVTVNRRILDYDELLIVGPVFPHEVVGFSGGYKYFFPGISGAEIIDQFHWLAALITNPKIIGHKETPVREILRRAARFMPRPSMKLAVVVTGKDPCGLFLGDPEEAWSKAADLSSQVNIIWKNHPFHTVLSVIPEIYNELWVGGKGMYKLEPVVTNGGKIILYAPHIREISVTHGRYLREIGYHVRDFFLTNWDRYKHYPWGVLAHSTHVKGIGKYHDGKEYPRIEVILATSIPQDLCQRINLGYMDYRGIRIEDYTGKEDQGILYVPRAGEMLYRLADGTVPDIDQL, encoded by the coding sequence AGGCAATTGCCCGATACGACACCAAGGGAAAGCGGATTTTGGCCATCATCCCCGATGCCACCCGGACCTTTCCCATGAAAACCATTTTTACGGTGCTCATGGAAGACCTTCTTCCCCCGTCAAAAACCCTCCATTTCCTCATCGCCCTCGGCACCCACCCACCCATGACCGACGAAGAATTGAAAAACCATCTGGGAGTCACCTACGGGGAAGCTCGCACTCTGGGAACCGAGGTGTTCAACCATGTTTACAATGACCCCCAAGAACTCCTCCACATTGGTACCATCTCCAAAGAAGAGGTAGAAGCCATTTCGAAAGGGTTACTCAAAGAATCCATCCCCGTCACCGTGAACCGCCGTATCCTCGATTATGACGAACTCCTGATCGTGGGACCGGTTTTCCCTCACGAAGTGGTGGGATTTTCCGGAGGGTACAAATATTTCTTCCCCGGTATTTCTGGTGCAGAAATCATTGACCAGTTTCACTGGCTGGCAGCCCTCATCACCAATCCCAAAATCATCGGTCACAAGGAAACCCCGGTGCGGGAAATCCTCCGCCGGGCGGCTCGCTTCATGCCCCGTCCAAGCATGAAACTAGCCGTTGTGGTCACCGGGAAAGACCCCTGTGGACTCTTCCTTGGCGACCCTGAAGAAGCCTGGTCGAAAGCTGCGGATTTATCGTCCCAGGTCAACATCATCTGGAAAAACCATCCATTCCACACGGTACTCTCGGTGATTCCAGAGATCTATAACGAACTCTGGGTAGGAGGAAAGGGAATGTACAAACTCGAACCGGTGGTAACCAACGGAGGAAAAATCATTCTCTACGCTCCTCATATCCGGGAAATTTCGGTAACCCACGGCAGATACTTGCGGGAAATTGGCTACCACGTGCGGGACTTTTTCCTCACTAACTGGGACCGCTACAAACACTACCCCTGGGGGGTCCTGGCCCATTCCACGCACGTCAAAGGAATCGGCAAATACCACGATGGAAAAGAATATCCCCGCATTGAGGTCATTCTTGCCACCAGCATCCCCCAAGACCTCTGTCAGCGCATTAACCTGGGTTACATGGACTACCGTGGTATCCGCATCGAAGACTACACCGGAAAAGAAGACCAGGGCATCCTTTACGTTCCTCGGGCCGGGGAAATGCTCTACCGTTTAGCCGATGGGACGGTACCGGATATCGATCAACTGTAA
- a CDS encoding FMN-binding protein, producing the protein MKKFWKILLLVVLILAALFGIFWGYLTYGLYETERLTLSMVDLSAIEDGTYRGKYEKGRFTCEVEVKVEDHTIVDVKLVSSSRISIPAVYQELILRLKNVNALPVDTVGGATVSSKAFLKAVENALKREELLK; encoded by the coding sequence ATGAAGAAATTTTGGAAAATCCTCCTTCTGGTGGTATTGATTCTGGCAGCCCTTTTTGGCATCTTCTGGGGATACCTCACCTATGGACTGTACGAGACAGAGCGCTTGACCCTTAGTATGGTCGACCTTTCCGCCATCGAGGATGGAACGTATCGGGGAAAATATGAAAAAGGTCGTTTCACCTGTGAGGTGGAAGTGAAGGTCGAGGACCATACCATCGTGGATGTAAAGCTGGTTTCTTCCTCCCGAATTTCCATTCCGGCCGTTTACCAGGAACTCATCCTGCGCCTTAAAAACGTGAATGCCTTGCCGGTTGATACCGTGGGTGGTGCCACCGTATCGAGCAAAGCCTTTCTCAAAGCGGTGGAAAACGCCCTGAAGCGTGAGGAACTTCTTAAATAA
- a CDS encoding HEPN domain-containing protein, translated as MTTRLFSWYTIAMKLEEIVAKKRAREEKLQDALKRIVTQLREWGALKVVLLGSFACGTVDFQSDLDLLVIMPSSQTSKAWIDQIYQHIERGIATDMVIYSQDDFEKMLPESSFLQEIFQSGGIVYEKKPREEALRWFLQAQDEFNDAEFLRQSGRFYLALFHFQQAAEKVLKAYLYLRVADRQVFFTRSIDELLQMVQEIDTDFASLTQTEKLNQHDTPTAFLGVYPPVSIPTQRKPKKQWNFAGTSWDSLREK; from the coding sequence ATGACCACCAGGCTTTTTTCGTGGTACACTATTGCTATGAAACTTGAAGAAATTGTGGCCAAAAAGAGAGCCCGGGAAGAGAAACTTCAGGATGCTCTGAAGCGGATTGTTACCCAACTGCGAGAATGGGGCGCCCTAAAGGTTGTCCTTCTCGGTTCGTTTGCCTGCGGAACCGTTGATTTCCAGAGCGATCTTGACCTTCTGGTGATTATGCCATCCTCACAAACAAGCAAAGCATGGATAGATCAGATTTATCAGCATATTGAGCGGGGCATAGCCACCGATATGGTGATTTACTCTCAGGATGACTTTGAAAAAATGCTTCCAGAGAGCTCGTTTTTGCAGGAAATCTTTCAATCAGGAGGGATAGTTTATGAGAAAAAACCTCGTGAAGAAGCCCTGCGATGGTTCCTGCAGGCTCAGGATGAGTTTAACGATGCCGAATTTCTTCGCCAGAGCGGACGCTTTTATCTAGCCCTTTTCCATTTCCAACAGGCAGCCGAAAAGGTACTCAAGGCGTATTTGTATCTGCGCGTTGCCGACCGACAGGTATTTTTTACCCGTTCCATCGATGAACTCCTCCAGATGGTGCAGGAAATCGACACCGATTTTGCCTCTCTCACCCAGACCGAGAAACTCAACCAACACGATACCCCAACGGCCTTCCTGGGGGTGTACCCTCCCGTTTCTATACCGACCCAAAGGAAGCCGAAGAAGCAATGGAACTTTGCCGGGACCTCCTGGGACTCATTACGCGAAAAATAA